In Pan troglodytes isolate AG18354 chromosome 20, NHGRI_mPanTro3-v2.0_pri, whole genome shotgun sequence, the genomic window GGACAACCCGCCCTCGCAAACTCAGACCCCCACCCGGAGGCCTCAGATTCCTCCCACGTCCAGCTGCCGGAAATGCGTGTTTGAAGGGAGGGTGTGGGCTCAGGGGCGAAGCACCCACTGGTCCCCTTTTTTCCCCCCAGCAGTGAGTCGCAGCCATGTTCCTGGTTAACTCGTTCTTGaagggcggcggcggcggcggcgggggaggCGGGGGCCTGGGTGGGGGCCTGGGAAATGTGCTTGGAGGCCTGATCAGCGGGgccgggggcggcggcggcggcggcggcggcggtggtggtggtggtggaggcggCGGTGGCGGTGGAACGGCCATGCGCATCCTAGGCGGAGTCATCAGCGCCATCAGGTAAGGCGGAGACTATCAGAGGGGCGTGGCCTGGGAATGGGAGGAGCCTCAGTGAGGCGTGGTCTGGGAGGGGCGTGGTCTAACAGAATAGGATTAACCTGGAGGCTAACCCGGGTACCTGAATTAGGCCGGGGAGGCCTGGTTTGAGAGTCCTGCTGTAAGGGGGTGGACCCCAGTGAGGCGGATATCAGTCCTTGGGGGCGGGGCTTGATATGGGAGTAGTCTGATTGTGTGGGACCAGGACAATGTGGTCCCGAGGGGACTGATGTGGAGTTTTGGGGGGTGGGGCTTATGGGTCTGGGCTCAGCCTGCATTGGCTAACCTGGAGATGAACGTTAAAGGTGCGGAGCCAATGCGTCTGAGTGACATTTTACGGACGGGGCTTGACTTATGAGGTTTTAGGTGGGTTAATGAGGAGGTGAGCCCAGGAGGAAGCAAGACCTAATGGGGTAGGGTAAATGGCCCAGAATGGGCTGGGCTTGCTGGGAACTGGCTGGATTAATGGAGAAAAATGCCCTGATAGGGATAGGGCAGGTTGGCTTAATTAGCCACGGCCACTTAGCTGTGATCCCTTGAAGGGGCGGGGACCAATGGCTGGGGTAGGATGTTGGGAAGACGGGCATTTAGGAAGCGGGCCATGGAGTAGGGTCTTGGGCAGATGGCACCTGAGGAGGATAAGgccttgggaagctggggcagagCCTCTATGAAGTGAGCCCTCCAAGGGGCGGGGTCTTTTGATTCTACGTGGGATTTTTTAGGTTTAGGGTGGCCAAGATGACTGAAATCTGCCACTGGGTAGGTGTGCCTGGCAGGAGGGGAGCCTCCCAGGGGACCGGTCTCTGGGTTTCCTCGAGGGTGGGGTTGGCctgaggaagggagaagaggggcACGACCAGGGCAGTGTGGATTGGGACAGATGAGGACAAGAACAAATGAAAGGCACAGCAACCAAGTAAGGAAGATAACGGCTGGGGTCTGGAGCGTTGGGGCTGATGGTTCTGTAGTGCTGCCCGTTGGAGGCCCCGCCCCTGGCACTAACCCCTCCCCCTTATCTCTTCGCAGCGAGGCGGCTGCGCAGTACAACCCGGAGCCCCCGGTAAGCCCCCTCTGCAACCAGACCTCCTTCTCCTGCCAAGGCCTCTTCGAGGTCCCATCCCTGTTCCTGTAGAGAAGCCCCACCTTCCTCCCCTTCTAGTGAAATTCCTCTGCCAGTTCCTCCCATGCCGTGTCCGCAGCTTCGCCATGGGTCTCAGCCATGCCCCACATACGTGCACCCCATTCACTACCACCCCTCATTCTTTTCCTCATCAAGCTGCCCAGCCCACTCTGACTTCCCCATCCAGGGTGCCTGGGTTTGGGGAGCCGTCCTGGCCGGGTTCCCCTCCCCCTGCTCTGAGCTCTCCTCCCTTTGCAGCCCCCACGCACACATTACTCCAACATCGAAGCCAACGAGAGTGAGGAGGTCCGGCAGTTCCGGAGACTCTTTGCCCAGCTGGCTGGAGATGTAAGTAACCTGGGGTCCCTGGCCCTGTCCTAACCCTTCCATCCCTTCCCTTGTGGCTGCCCTTGCACACACACCCTTGACCATGACAATCCCAGTGTTCCCATTCTCCATGACATTCTCAGACCCCTTTCAGTCACCCCTGACCTGCCCCTAACTTCCGCCCGCAGGACATGGAGGTCAGCGCCACAGAACTCATGAACATTCTCAATAAGGTTGTGACACGACGTAAGTGACCGGGGTCAAGGAATAGGGTAGGTTCAGAGGCAGAGGGGCCAGAGAGGATTTGACCTCTGGCCTCTGACTTTCAACCTGTTACCCACAGACCCTGATCTGAAGACTGATGGTTTTGGCATTGACACGTGTCGCAGCATGGTGGCCGTGATGGATGTATCCTTAGGGGCAGTGTGGGAGAGGCCCTGGGTGCACAGAGAGTTTTTCGAGAGTATGTTTGGGAAGCCAACATGTAGCTTTCATatccacagatgtggaaatgCATTCATCAGAACACACTCACCTACAGACATGTGGCGGTAAATCATAACAATGCCAGCTGTCACAGCTGGCACTTTAATTATATAAAGTGACCGAACCGTCATAACCACCCTGTTGGACAGGCATAATTAttatattccattttacagaagaggaaactgaggcttagtttCCTGAAAGAAGCAGTCATTTGTCTCAAGTTATAGATaaaggtcaggcgtggtggctcatgcctgtaatcccaacactttcggaggctaaggtgggcagatcacctgaggtcaggagtttgagaccagcctggctaacatggtgaaaccccatctctattaaaaatacaaaaattggccagggacggtgactcacacctgtaatcccagcactttgggaggccgaggcgggcggatcacgaggtcaggagattgagaccatcctggctaacatggtgaaaccctgtctctactaaaaaaaaaaaaaattagccgggcgcggtggcaggcgcctgtagtcccagctattcgggaggctgaagcaggagaatggagtgaacccgggaggcggagcttgcagtgagccgagatggcgccactgcactccagcctgggcgacagagccagacttcgtctcaaaaaataaaataaaataaaataaaataaaataaaaataaaaataaaaataacaaaaattagctgggcgtggtggtgcacgcctgtagtcccagctactcaggagtcccagctactcaagcaggagaattgcttgaacccgggaggcggaggttgcagtgagcagaggtttcgtcactgcactccagcctgtggacTCAGGTCTTTTGGGCTTGAGAACCCACGTTTATAACAGCCAcatgcacataaacacacacacctaAGAGCACACCCACATACGTGAAGGTGTATGAGGCAGTGTGCACAGGGACACACGTGTTATCTGTACATGGGCCAGCCATTAGCTGATCTTGGAtacatgcatatttttatttatttttgttttaaaaaatattttatagagaaaagCTTTCACTATATTGACCTGgcaagtctcaaactccagaccttaagcaatccttccgccttggcctcccaaagtgttgggattacaaacttgagacactgcgcctggcctcatgcACATTTAACACATAGGgcaaacagacacatacataatATACATGTCATGTAATCACAGACATATTGCATAGAGCAAAGCAATCCCAACTCTACCTCTTAACCAGGTTATTGAaccgctctgtgcctcagtttctctctttgTAAAATGGGTGAGTGATAACGGTGATACTGAATTGGAACTACATCCAAAAGGTTTAGTTAGCACAGTGTATAGCGCATAGTGTGTGGTCTGTACACATTAGCTCTTAACTATGATCTTGGGTAGAGTTTTCAGCTTTGAATGTTTTCTTCTCTGGAAATAGTCCTGGTAGAACTGGTGTCCCAAGGATTTACTGAGAAAGTGAtgttcctgagttcaagcgatccacctgccttggcttcccaaagtgctgggattacaggcatgaaccaccatgcctggtcacacACTTGTTTTTCACATGTCctaacatttttatgaaattgaGTTACTgtcaagaattttcttttctttctctctttttttttttttttttgagacagagtctcactctgtttcccaggctgaagtgcggtggtgccatcttggctcactgctaactccacctcctaggttcaagcaattctcctccctcagcctcctgaatagctgggattacagatgtgcgctaCTACagctggccaatttttgtatttttagtagagacgggatttcatcgtgttggccaggctggtctcgaactcctgacctcaagtgaaccgcctgcttcggcctcccaaagtgctggattgcaggcgggagccaccgtgcgTGGCCTATTAAGAATTTTCTGAATGAGCAATTAACAACTCTTCAGGCAAGGAATTTGTACTTTAGAGTAGTTGAATATAATTCCTCATGGTTATGCTTAAAGAGAATCCCTATTTAGAAATGTAAGTGACAATATGTatggataaaatgaaaaataaaaccgcACACCAGGTGATATGACTAGGACCAAGCGGGAGCTGGAGTTTCAGCCCTGGCTGCCCTGCTTGCTATATCACCATCGTGTCCACAGTGCATGTGATGCATGCATCTGGGTGTAGCTGTCACTCTTCTTAACACCCTCCCACCAGAGCGACACCACAGGCAAGCTGGGCTTTGAGGAATTCAAGTACTTGTG contains:
- the CAPNS1 gene encoding calpain small subunit 1 isoform X1 — translated: MFLVNSFLKGGGGGGGGGGGLGGGLGNVLGGLISGAGGGGGGGGGGGGGGGGGGGGGTAMRILGGVISAISEAAAQYNPEPPPPRTHYSNIEANESEEVRQFRRLFAQLAGDDMEVSATELMNILNKVVTRHPDLKTDGFGIDTCRSMVAVMDSDTTGKLGFEEFKYLWNNIKRWQAIYKQFDTDRSGTICSSELPGAFEAAGFHLNEHLYNMIIRRYSDESGNMDFDNFISCLVRLDAMFRAFKSLDKDGTGQIQVNIQEVRTPILGYGCLGGPHPSALHTSSELQSPPSYFASSPWVRAKGLVLLGFPVLTLHPPLPSGCS
- the CAPNS1 gene encoding calpain small subunit 1 isoform X2 codes for the protein MFLVNSFLKGGGGGGGGGGGLGGGLGNVLGGLISGAGGGGGGGGGGGGGGGGGGGGGTAMRILGGVISAISEAAAQYNPEPPPPRTHYSNIEANESEEVRQFRRLFAQLAGDDMEVSATELMNILNKVVTRHPDLKTDGFGIDTCRSMVAVMDSDTTGKLGFEEFKYLWNNIKRWQAIYKQFDTDRSGTICSSELPGAFEAAGFHLNEHLYNMIIRRYSDESGNMDFDNFISCLVRLDAMFRAFKSLDKDGTGQIQVNIQEWLQLTMYS
- the CAPNS1 gene encoding calpain small subunit 1 isoform X4, whose amino-acid sequence is MRSEAAAQYNPEPPPPRTHYSNIEANESEEVRQFRRLFAQLAGDDMEVSATELMNILNKVVTRHPDLKTDGFGIDTCRSMVAVMDSDTTGKLGFEEFKYLWNNIKRWQAIYKQFDTDRSGTICSSELPGAFEAAGFHLNEHLYNMIIRRYSDESGNMDFDNFISCLVRLDAMFRAFKSLDKDGTGQIQVNIQEWLQLTMYS
- the CAPNS1 gene encoding calpain small subunit 1 isoform X3: MKGTATNEAAAQYNPEPPPPRTHYSNIEANESEEVRQFRRLFAQLAGDDMEVSATELMNILNKVVTRHPDLKTDGFGIDTCRSMVAVMDSDTTGKLGFEEFKYLWNNIKRWQAIYKQFDTDRSGTICSSELPGAFEAAGFHLNEHLYNMIIRRYSDESGNMDFDNFISCLVRLDAMFRAFKSLDKDGTGQIQVNIQEWLQLTMYS